The proteins below come from a single Garra rufa chromosome 25, GarRuf1.0, whole genome shotgun sequence genomic window:
- the slc1a2b gene encoding excitatory amino acid transporter 2b isoform X1, translated as MPKHVEVRMHESHLEPIEARPNSKWGTICQKMRKNLLLTLTVMGVILGAVSGCLLRVASPIDDNIVMVIAFPGDILMRMLKMLILPLIISSLITGLAGLDAKSSGRLGSRAMIYYMTTTIIAAVLGVILVLLIHPGNPKLKENLGEGAENDEVSSLDAFFDLIRNLFPENLVQACFQQIQTVVKKVEVQPDFDDTNSTDYLSNATKPPPIFKDKKSLQFKSGMNVLGLIGFFIAFGICMGKMGEKARLMIDFFSILNEIVMKLVIMIMWYSPFGIACLICGKIISIKDLEVVARQLGMYMITVIIGLIIHGAIFLPCIYFAIVRKNPFSFFMGIFQAWITALGTASSAGTLPVTFRCLEENLGIDKRVTRFVLPVGATINMDGTALYEAVAAIFIAQMNGIDLDPGQIVTVSLTATLASVGAASIPSAGLVTMLLILTAVGLPTQDISLLVAVDWLLDRFRTSVNVVGDSYGAGIVYHLSKAELDALDAQHGKSDDIEMMTKTQSYYDDLKNHHENNSNQCVYAAQNSVLLDDGKVTLAATNGSTAEYTLVEEEPWKNN; from the exons ATGCCGAAGCACGTGGAGGTAAGGATGCACGAAAGCCACCTGGAACCCATTGAAGCGAGGCCAAACTCCAAATGGGGCACAATATGCCAGAAGATGCGCAAGAACCTGCTGCTCACGCTGACTGTGATGG GTGTGATTTTGGGGGCTGTCTCTGGTTGTCTGCTGCGTGTTGCTTCTCCGATCGATGACAACATTGTCATGGTAATTGCCTTCCCTGGAGATATTCTCATGAGGATGCTAAAAATGCTTATCCTTCCCTTAATCATCTCCAGCTTAATCACAG GTCTCGCTGGTCTGGATGCAAAGTCAAGTGGTCGTCTGGGTTCCAGAGCCATGATTTATTACATGACCACTACTATCATTGCTGCTGTGCTGGGAGTGATCCTGGTGCTCCTCATCCACCCTGGAAATCCAAAACTCAAGGAGAATCTTGGAGAAGGAGCTGAGAATGATGAGGTTTCCAGTCTTGATGCCTTTTTTGACCTCATCAGAAACCTCTTCCCTGAGAACTTGGTTCAGGCTTGCTTCCAGCAG ATCCAGACCGTTGTGAAGAAGGTAGAAGTTCAGCCTGATTTTGATGACACCAACAGCACTGACTATCTGTCTAATGCCACCAAACCACCCCCTATTTTCAAAGACAAGAAATCTCTCCAGTTCAAGAGTGGAATGAATGTGCTGG GTCTAATTGGATTCTTCATCGCCTTTGGTATTTGTATGGGCAAGATGGGAGAGAAAGCTAGGCTCATGATTGACTTCTTCAGCATACTCAATGAGATTGTGATGAAGCTTGTCATCATGATCATGTG GTACTCTCCCTTTGGCATTGCCTGCTTGATCTGTGGAAAGATCATCTCTATCAAAGATCTGGAGGTGGTGGCCAGGCAGCTGGGGATGTACATGATTACGGTTATTATTGGTCTGATCATCCATGGTGCCATATTCCTGCCATGCATCTACTTTGCAATTGTACGGAAAAACCCCTTCTCGTTCTTCATGGGTATCTTCCAGGCCTGGATCACGGCTCTGGGCACAGCCTCTAG TGCTGGCACTCTGCCCGTAACGTTCCGTTGTCTTGAGGAAAACCTTGGTATTGACAAGAGAGTTACACGTTTTGTGCTTCCTGTTGGAGCAACAATTAACATGGACGGAACGGCCCTCTATGAGGCTGTAGCTGCCATTTTCATTGCCCAGATGAACGGAATTGATTTAGATCCTGGCCAAATTGTCACTGTCAG TCTCACAGCAACACTTGCCAGTGTTGGGGCGGCGAGTATTCCCAGTGCTGGACTGGTCACCATGTTACTCATTCTGACAGCCGTTGGACTTCCTACTCAAGATATCAGTCTGCTGGTGGCTGTTGACTGGCTTCT GGATCGTTTCCGTACCTCAGTTAATGTGGTTGGAGACTCATATGGGGCTGGCATCGTCTACCATCTGTCCAAGGCAGAGCTGGATGCTCTGGATGCCCAACACGGGAAGTCCGATGACATAGAGATGATGACGAAGACCCAGTCCTACTATGATGACCTCAAAAACCATCATGAAAACAACTCCAACCAGTGCGTCTATGCTGCTCAAAATTCAGTCTTATTAGATGATGGCAAG
- the slc1a2b gene encoding excitatory amino acid transporter 2b isoform X2 yields MPKHVEVRMHESHLEPIEARPNSKWGTICQKMRKNLLLTLTVMGVILGAVSGCLLRVASPIDDNIVMVIAFPGDILMRMLKMLILPLIISSLITGLAGLDAKSSGRLGSRAMIYYMTTTIIAAVLGVILVLLIHPGNPKLKENLGEGAENDEVSSLDAFFDLIRNLFPENLVQACFQQIQTVVKKVEVQPDFDDTNSTDYLSNATKPPPIFKDKKSLQFKSGMNVLGLIGFFIAFGICMGKMGEKARLMIDFFSILNEIVMKLVIMIMWYSPFGIACLICGKIISIKDLEVVARQLGMYMITVIIGLIIHGAIFLPCIYFAIVRKNPFSFFMGIFQAWITALGTASSAGTLPVTFRCLEENLGIDKRVTRFVLPVGATINMDGTALYEAVAAIFIAQMNGIDLDPGQIVTVSLTATLASVGAASIPSAGLVTMLLILTAVGLPTQDISLLVAVDWLLDRFRTSVNVVGDSYGAGIVYHLSKAELDALDAQHGKSDDIEMMTKTQSYYDDLKNHHENNSNQ; encoded by the exons ATGCCGAAGCACGTGGAGGTAAGGATGCACGAAAGCCACCTGGAACCCATTGAAGCGAGGCCAAACTCCAAATGGGGCACAATATGCCAGAAGATGCGCAAGAACCTGCTGCTCACGCTGACTGTGATGG GTGTGATTTTGGGGGCTGTCTCTGGTTGTCTGCTGCGTGTTGCTTCTCCGATCGATGACAACATTGTCATGGTAATTGCCTTCCCTGGAGATATTCTCATGAGGATGCTAAAAATGCTTATCCTTCCCTTAATCATCTCCAGCTTAATCACAG GTCTCGCTGGTCTGGATGCAAAGTCAAGTGGTCGTCTGGGTTCCAGAGCCATGATTTATTACATGACCACTACTATCATTGCTGCTGTGCTGGGAGTGATCCTGGTGCTCCTCATCCACCCTGGAAATCCAAAACTCAAGGAGAATCTTGGAGAAGGAGCTGAGAATGATGAGGTTTCCAGTCTTGATGCCTTTTTTGACCTCATCAGAAACCTCTTCCCTGAGAACTTGGTTCAGGCTTGCTTCCAGCAG ATCCAGACCGTTGTGAAGAAGGTAGAAGTTCAGCCTGATTTTGATGACACCAACAGCACTGACTATCTGTCTAATGCCACCAAACCACCCCCTATTTTCAAAGACAAGAAATCTCTCCAGTTCAAGAGTGGAATGAATGTGCTGG GTCTAATTGGATTCTTCATCGCCTTTGGTATTTGTATGGGCAAGATGGGAGAGAAAGCTAGGCTCATGATTGACTTCTTCAGCATACTCAATGAGATTGTGATGAAGCTTGTCATCATGATCATGTG GTACTCTCCCTTTGGCATTGCCTGCTTGATCTGTGGAAAGATCATCTCTATCAAAGATCTGGAGGTGGTGGCCAGGCAGCTGGGGATGTACATGATTACGGTTATTATTGGTCTGATCATCCATGGTGCCATATTCCTGCCATGCATCTACTTTGCAATTGTACGGAAAAACCCCTTCTCGTTCTTCATGGGTATCTTCCAGGCCTGGATCACGGCTCTGGGCACAGCCTCTAG TGCTGGCACTCTGCCCGTAACGTTCCGTTGTCTTGAGGAAAACCTTGGTATTGACAAGAGAGTTACACGTTTTGTGCTTCCTGTTGGAGCAACAATTAACATGGACGGAACGGCCCTCTATGAGGCTGTAGCTGCCATTTTCATTGCCCAGATGAACGGAATTGATTTAGATCCTGGCCAAATTGTCACTGTCAG TCTCACAGCAACACTTGCCAGTGTTGGGGCGGCGAGTATTCCCAGTGCTGGACTGGTCACCATGTTACTCATTCTGACAGCCGTTGGACTTCCTACTCAAGATATCAGTCTGCTGGTGGCTGTTGACTGGCTTCT GGATCGTTTCCGTACCTCAGTTAATGTGGTTGGAGACTCATATGGGGCTGGCATCGTCTACCATCTGTCCAAGGCAGAGCTGGATGCTCTGGATGCCCAACACGGGAAGTCCGATGACATAGAGATGATGACGAAGACCCAGTCCTACTATGATGACCTCAAAAACCATCATGAAAACAACTCCAACCA